Proteins encoded together in one Coffea arabica cultivar ET-39 chromosome 2c, Coffea Arabica ET-39 HiFi, whole genome shotgun sequence window:
- the LOC113728178 gene encoding hydroquinone glucosyltransferase-like produces the protein MDQTPRVALLPSPGMGHLIPLVEFAKRLILQHDFSVTIILPTDGPLSKAQTTFLAALPAAIDYILLPPVNFDDLADDVRIETRISLTVTRSLPSLRDALKSLVDTAKLAALVVDLFGTDAFDVANEFKLPPYIFFPSTATALAFFSYLPKLHEMVACEFRDLPGPIRVPGCVPIHGRDLLDPAQDRKNDAYKWLLHHARRYSLAEGIVVNSFKDLEPGPLKALQEQEPGKPPVYPVGPLIQMGSGEKRGEEPECLKWLDDQPSGSVLYISFGSGGTLSHNQLVELAFGLEMSEQRFLWVVRSPNDGVANATYFTVNSQNDPLAFMPEGFLDRIKGRGFLVPSWAPQAKILGHSSTGGFLTHCGWNSTLESVVEGIPLIAWPLYAEQKMNAVMLAEDLKVASRPKADENGFVGRVEIANMVKRLMEGEEGKGLRSRMKELKDAAAKVLSQDGSSTEALAQVAGKWQAKICT, from the coding sequence GCTGGTGGAGTTTGCTAAGCGCCTTATTCTCCAACACGACTTCTCAGTCACCATAATTCTCCCGACAGATGGACCTCTCTCTAAGGCACAAACCACCTTTCTTGCTGCTCTTCCTGCTGCCATCGATTACATTCTTCTTCCTCCTGTTAACTTCGACGACTTAGCTGACGACGTTAGGATTGAGACGCGTATTTCCCTCACCGTCACTCGCTCTCTTCCTTCCCTTCGTGATGCGCTCAAGTCGTTGGTTGACACCGCCAAGTTGGCCGCTCTCGTGGTCGATCTTTTCGGCACGGATGCCTTTGATGTAGCCAATGAATTCAAGCTCCCGCCATATATCTTCTTCCCTTCCACCGCCACGGCTTTGGCGTTTTTCTCCTACCTGCCTAAGCTTCATGAGATGGTTGCATGTGAATTTAGAGACTTGCCCGGGCCAATTCGAGTCCCGGGTTGTGTACCAATTCACGGGAGGGATCTCCTCGACCCGGCTCAGGACCGAAAGAACGACGCCTACAAGTGGCTGCTTCACCACGCGAGGAGGTACAGCCTGGCCGAGGGAATCGTGGTGAACAGCTTCAAGGACTTGGAGCCTGGACCTTTAAAAGCGTTGCAGGAGCAAGAACCGGGTAAGCCACCGGTTTATCCGGTTGGGCCACTTATACAGATGGGCTCGGGGGAGAAGAGGGGGGAGGAGCCGGAATGCTTGAAATGGTTGGATGATCAGCCCAGCGGGTCCGTTCTGTACATTTCGTTTGGGAGCGGTGGGACCCTCTCCCATAATCAGCTAGTCGAGCTAGCATTCGGATTGGAGATGAGCGAGCAAAGATTCTTGTGGGTGGTCCGGAGTCCAAATGATGGAGTTGCCAATGCCACTTACTTCACCGTCAACAGTCAAAATGATCCTCTGGCTTTTATGCCGGAAGGGTTCTTGGATAGGATCAAGGGTCGAGGTTTTTTGGTGCCATCTTGGGCTCCACAGGCTAAAATTCTCGGCCACAGTTCCACCGGCGGGTTTCTGACCCACTGCGGTTGGAACTCGACTCTTGAAAGCGTGGTTGAGGGGATTCCGCTTATTGCTTGGCCGCTCTACGCGGAGCAGAAGATGAACGCAGTAATGCTTGCGGAGGATCTAAAAGTTGCTTCGAGGCCAAAGGCTGACGAAAATGGATTCGTGGGAAGAGTTGAGATTGCAAACATGGTCAAGAGGTTAATGGAAGGAGAAGAAGGGAAGGGGCTCCGTAGCCGAATGAAGGAGCTCAAGGATGCAGCTGCTAAGGTTTTGAGCCAAGACGGTTCTTCCACAGAAGCTCTAGCCCAAGTTGCCGGCAAGTGGCAGGCCAAAATTTGTACGTAA